The Balneola sp. genomic sequence GTGTATTTGGATGAAACTGCTGCTTTATAAGCAATAGCTTTTACCTCTGGTATGGAAACATCAAAGGGTAAATAAATAGAAGTGACTACCTGACAATCTAAAGCTCCGGAGTTCGAATTAGATACCGCGTTATTTACAATATCTGCATTTGGTAATGAGATCAAGGAATCATCTGGAGTAACAATTCTGGTAGATCGTAAGCCAATATCTGTTACCTCCCCATAATGACCACTAACCTCAATTTTATCTCCAACCTGGAAAGGTCGATCCAGAATAATGATAAATCCGCCGAAGATATTCTTCAAAATATCCTGAGAAGCGAAACCTACGGCTAGTCCGATAGAAGCTCCTACAGTTAGTATGGTTTCGATAGGAGGAGCAATGATTCCGGCTATCACAATGAAAATCGCAAATGACCACAATGCAATATTAATAAATGGAGCAAGTCTTTTAATTATTAACCGATAGGAAGGCCTGGTTTCTGCAAGAGCGCTCAGCAAAAAGGATAGAAACCGACTGATAAAGTAAGTGGCAATTAATACAATAAGGGCTGATAAGATCTTTGTAAACGAAAAGAAATCACGGAATGAACCAATCTCAGACTGTACCGAAAGCCTAACCTCCGAAGTATCGGACTGTGCTACAGAAAGTGAATCTTGAGCAAATACATCCGTTCCTGCTAAAAAGATTAACAGCAGCACTAATAGAACATTAACAACGATCCTTCTTTTCATCAGTCCATCCTCCTAAATAATGTTTTTCAATTTTAACTGACGAACTACCTGCCTGTAAATCAGCTTATTAAGTACATAATGTGCGCCCTCTCTTTTAACCAATATTCCTCTTGAGGCAAGCCTTGAAATAATCATTTCACAATTTCGCTCTTCCGAATTAAGTATGGTGGATAGCTCAAGTGCATTCATTGTATCGTGCAGAATAAAAGCATGCAAAGCGAATAAAGCTGTTGAATCAAGTCCATCCAGCCTATTAGTAGCAAAATTAAATGGGTTGATAAAAAAATGTGATTCTGTGATTTCTCCGATAGATCGAATCCAATAAATAATGGCTACTGTGGAATTGCCCTCAGCCATTTTCGACAATTTGGAGAAAAACTGATTTTTCAAATACTCTTGTGCGGCTTCGTCATCATCCAGGAGTTTCCGGTAGGCTCTGCTCTTCTTTGCTGATGCATCGGCATTAAATCTAAGCTGGTAACCACTCGCCTTTTGCCTGTTCATTATTACTGATTCGATCTCACTCTCTTCCTTTAGCTCGGAAGAAATTGTGTGGCTAAAGTATTCCGAAATGTTCAGTACAATATTGAAAAAACTCCAGGTATATCTTGAAGATGAAACCACCCATAGTACTTCCTTTCTTGTTTCTGAAAGAACATATAACAAGCACTCAATGGCCCCATAGCCATTCATGTTTCTCAAGAAACAGTTTTGGATATCTTCAACATAGATAATCGAACCCTTTCTGTTCTTCTTGATCTTTGCTACAAGTTCTTTCGAGGAAGAAACTTCTGATAGTGAAAGCTTATTTGCCAGTTCCCTTATTATCTCTTCTTCGGATGCCACTGTATATTTCATGGGTATTTCGTACACCTTCTCATCAGCCAGTATCTCATCTTTAACCAATCTGAAAAAAGTCGACCGACCACTTCCTTTTTCTCCGATAATAGCTAGCGAAGCAGGGAACCCTCCCTTCCACAGTTCCAGTACTCTCTTACATTCTTCTACATTCAACTGGTCTCTTATAAAAAAAGAAGCTTCAATATCTCTCTTAAAGTCGAATAGCTTGCGATATATGAATGGTAACTGTTCAAATTTCTGGTCAGTTTCGTGTAGAAAGGTGGCCAGATTAGTACTGTCTTCTGATTTCTTACCACTCTTTGAGATGCCTAGATAACTTCGTACCGATTCATCGTACTGCTTGTATTTCTTAGTAACAAATCTCCAGAACAGGTCGATACGATCCAGTAAACTAGCCCAATACACAGTGAATTTAGTTTGCCAATCATAAGCAGACTCTTTCACCTTTAATTGAGCTCCCATCCATTTAACGTCCCCAGCATTTTGGTTAACAAGGAACTCTGATAGCTTGTCAACAAGTATCTCATTCTGAGCATTAACTATAGAAGTTAGCTTCTTATGACTTTCTTCAATCAACTCTCCCACTTCGTTAACTTTGGTAAGACTCCGTTCGAGTCCTTCCCTGGCTATATCATCCTGCTCATTTTTTTCTTCTTTCTCTATCTCGTCAATAATGGCAAGGTTAGTCTCAATAATCTGGATAATCTCATTAAAGTGAGGAATAAATGAGACTACATATTGTTCCGGATTAATTTTGACATTGTCTAGTTCAAGAGCGATGTGTGTACCCAACATACGTTGCACAAATTTCTGCCAATCAATTTGCTGGGCATCAAATGTGGGAGGTTCAGATTGGATATTCATTTCTTCCACAAACATTCCCTTAGTCGGCTGTCCCTTCCAGAAGTCGGTTACCTTATTCACGTAATCTGCAAACAATAATTGAATCTTTTGACTCTCTATCAGCTCAGAAAGCGGTGAGTTAATCTCGTTCTCCACTATTCCTAAAATTTCTTGTCTTATTTCACTACAAATTGCTGAAAATTTCTTTTGATCAGCATCCTGAAAATTGCTCAGCGTATCAATTGCTTCTGAGATTGAGCTAGACAGTTTGGAATGAGAACTAAAGAGTACTTTTTCGAAAATATCACTCAGCTGCTGATTGAGTTTATCTGCCGCATCTTCCAATCGGTTTTCGAAGTGATGAAGTTCAGGTAGAAGTAGCAAGCGGGCTTCGATAGCATCAAACAGAGAATTCCATTCTTTATCGTATTCTTTGATTATTCTCCTGAAAACTTCCGCTTTATACTCTATTACTTCGTCATGGAAGTATTCCTTCTCTAGTTCAATAGTTCCAACAATTGAAAGATATCGAGACAAACGCTCCGAGCGGGTCTTAAAAGCTGCCACCAATTCTTTCTGATGCTCCTTAACCAGCTCTTGCCAGGTATCGATATTTTTTTCTATGAATTGATCGAATGAAGGTTTTTCTTCTTCCCCCTCCGATTCAGTAAAAACCCAATTTTGGAGCTCATCTATTACCGTTGCACACTGTCTAAGCTGAGAAAGTCTCCAGGCCGAAATCTGTGGTATAAGGTCAAGAATTGCAGCCTTGCAAATATTCTTTAATGGCACATGGCGCAGCAGAGGCGAATATTCCACCTCCTCTTTTCTAAGTGCTCTTCTGAATGCATTACTCAGTATCAGCGCTCCTTTTCGAGTCGCTCTCTTAATACTTTTAAACACTTTTGCTATAGAAATATAAAGGCTATCCCCTTTTTGCCTTACAAACCTTTCCCTCTCCTGGACAAGTTTGATTAGTTCAGGAATTGGTTTTGTGGTTTCATCCAACGCCTCTAACCAAATCTGGTCCAAATCTGAAGGATGTACTTCATCCAGCCTACCGAGTATCTTAATTGATTCAATAGGAATCTTTTTTCCTGATCCTTTTTGCTGCGCCTCTTCAAATTTTTTAAGTATTTCTTTGAGATGTTTTTCGGGAATATGTGTTAGCGCCTTCTCAAACACCTCGTACGTAGGATTCCAGTATTCAGCAATTAATTTTTCGACGTTGTACCCTGGCTCCATAAAGTTTAGTTAAGGATCATTTTTTGATTCGAAACAATAAGTAAAAAGTGTAGATGTTTTCAATCTAGAATTCAAAAATAATGGAATGCGGATAAACACTTGCTTTCATTGCAAAGCGTAAAAGTGTATATTTTTCATCATCTACAAAATTATGAGCTGCAATAAAATCCCTTTCTACAAAAGATCATTGGGTGTTTTGTTCCGAATTTGCTCGGTTCTGTTGCTTCTACCTCTAGCAACCCAGGCACAAACCCAACTTGATCGTATTTCTAAGGCAGAACGTAGCGATGGCCTTGGTTATGTAGTTAGGTATCATTTTTCGCAGCCTATCGATTCCTTTTCGGTCATTCAACCTGCTCCTGATCTTATCCAAATGGAGCTTTTTGCTTCAGATATTGATACCTCTGGCATTCAAATGCCGATCGAGCAAGGTAAAATTCAGGAAGTTCGGTTATATAAACTTGAAAACAGCTTTGGAGTGGATATTTACCTGGATTCAGAAGTGTATGTAAAATCTCAGGCCTACATTGATCAGAATGGCAGGCATGTGCTACTGGCTTTGACAAAAGCCGATCCTTACGATGTGGAAGTCTACACTCAACAATTTTTAGCAAAGAACTGGTACCTAAATATCAATCCGGAAGATGCTTTAGAAATAGAAACTATTCCTACGCGGCCTGTTGATCCTGATGCAAATTATAATTCCGTTCGGGATAAGCTGGTATTTGATACCGTTATTATTGATCCTGGCCATGGAGGCAAAGATCCTGGAACTGTAGGATACAGAGGCACAAGAGAAAAAGATGTTGCTCTTATCATCTCAAAAAAGGTTGGAGATTATATCAATGAATATCTACCCGATGTGAAAGTTGTGTACACCAGGGATGATGACACCTTCCTTGATCTTGCTGAAAGAGGGCAAATAGCGAATGATGCAGAAGGTGATTTATTTGTTTCTATTCATGGAAATGCGTTCAAATCCTCAAGCGTACGCGGTACCGAGGTTTTCTTTTTAGGGCTTCATCGCAGCGAAGCATCTTTCGAAATTATGAAGCGTGAAAATGCAGTTTTCAATACTGATGGAAAGCAATTTTTTGAACTCACTGAAGAAGACTTACTTATTTACGAACTCGCTCACAGCGGATATATAGCAACCAGTGAGCATATTGCTTCCATGATTGACGATCAATTTACAAACCGGGCAAATCGAAAATCCAGGGGAGTTAAACAAGCAGGTTTTCAGGTTCTTTATGAAGCATCAATGCCCGCAGTTCTTGTAGAAGTCGGCTTTTTGACCAACCCTTCTGAACAACGTTTTCTTACCAGTGAATATGGTCAATCTATCATGGCATCAGCCATTTTCCGGGCTATCCGCGATTACAAAGTGGAATACGAGAACACCGAGGCATTCAGGTCCTCTAACTAATCCTGCATATGAGACCCTTAATAATTGGTGTAGCAGGTGGTAGCGGCTCAGGGAAAACAACAGTAGTTGATTACATTTGTGACCATTTTGGCCCTGATAATATTCTACGCCTTGAGCATGATTCGTACTACAGGGATCTGGGGCACCTTTCTTTTGAAGAACGGATAAAAATGAATTTTGACCACCCTTCCTCTCTTGAGACCGAGTTACTCATTCGCCATCTAAATGCTTTGATGCAAGGATATCCTGTTGAAGTTCCTTCCTACGATTTTGAAGCTCATACCAGAAAGGAAGAATCAACTACAGCGAAACCTACACAGGTAATTCTGTTGGATGGTATTCTTATTTTTAGCGAGCCTGATTTATTAGAGCTAATGGATATAAAGATATTTGTGGATACCGATGATGATATACGGTTATTACGAAGGTTAAAGCGAGATATAAGGAAAAGAGGAAGGTCGGTAGAAAGCGTTTTCGAGCAATATGAGAAGTTTGTGCGCCCTATGCATTTGGAGTTTGTAGAGCCAAGTAAACGCTATGCTGATGTTATAATCCCTCGTGGAGGTAAAAACAAAGTTGCCCGTGAGATGGTGATTTCAATGATTGAGAAAAAGCTTTCTGAAACCGAATAATCGGTATATAGAACATCGAACATAGAATGAGGAATATTGAACTTCGAAGTTCAGCGTTCGAAGTTCAATGTTCTTAATTCTATCCTTTTAGCATCATCTCCATCCCCCTGAAGATCAGGTCTTTCTCTATTCGAGTGTTCATACCAAGTAATTTGTGAACAGCTTCGACATCCCCTCCAGACAAAAAAAGATCAAACTCTCCAAAAGCTGATTGAAACCTATTCAACTGGTTTTTGACTCCATCCACCCAAAATGCTACCTGCCCCCACTGGAGCGATTCTTCTGTGCTTTTACCTGGAAAAAGATCTGGGATTTTTAGACTTACTTCCGGTAGTGCTGGAGCATTATGGTTGAAAATGGTGAGCAAGGGATTTAACCCAGGCATGATAACCCCTCCTCGAAATACTCCCTCTTCGTCCATAAAGTCGATCGTGCATGCAGTACCTGCATCTATTACCAATACTGCCTTTTTCTCGACCGAATGTGCTCCAAGACAAACTAAAAAACGATCCATCCCTAGGGTTTTGGGAGTTCTATAATCCAGCTTTTCACTGGGTATATCATGTACAGTTAGCTCGTCTACGAGATGAGCCTGTATCTCGCTCATTATTACATCTCTCGTTGATTCTCTAACACTCGAAAGCACAATTTTTTGAACTGGATGTAGCCTGTTATTGATTTCATGAGCAGCTTCCTCAGCATATTGATAACTATGCACCTTCCAGTTATCCTGATTTTTTACAGCTACCTTTACTGCAGAATTACCTATATCAACAAATAGAACCGACTCATTAATGGAGGAATCGAAATTGCTCATCATTTTGTATTACCTTTGAAACCGAGAATATAAAATAGATAAAAGAATTCTTATGGATTTAACTGGGAAAATTGCCATCGTAACCGGAGCTAGTAGTGGAATCGGAGCAGAGTTTAGTAAAATACTGGTAGAAAGCGGTGCTACTGTATATGGATTAGCAAGAAGTGAGGATAAGCTCCATACCATAAAAACACATTTAGGGAATCAGTTTATCCCTGTAACAATGGATGTAACAAAGTTTGAAGCCGCTGAAAAATGGGTTTCCTCTACGTTTAATGATGAGCACCTTCCTGACATCCTGGTGAACAACGCAGGTTTGGGATATTTTGCTGATGTGGATGAATTGAGTCTGGAGGAGTGGCATACCATGCTTGATGTAAATCTGACCGGCGTATTTTACCTGACCCGATTAATTACCCCTTTAATGAAGAAAAACCCGGATGTTTGCCACATCGCCAATATAGCATCAATAGCAGGCTTGTTAGGTAACCCAAAACTCTCTGCATATAACGCTACAAAATTTGGGCTGAGAGGTTTTAGTGATGCATTATTCAAAGAGTTGAGATATGATGGAATAAAAGTTACCTGCTTCTTCCCCGGTACCATTGCCACTAATTTCTTCGATACTATTGATGGTATGGAAATGCACCCTAATATGATGCAACCCATTGATATGGCGAAAACGCTCAAATATGTACTGGAAACACCTGATAACTTCCTGATCAGTGAAATTGTAATGCGCCCGCTAAACCCAAAACCACCATCTAGTTAATGAAATATATTCTCGCTGTTTCATTACTCTTTGCTGTGGCCTTAGCATGTGTTGAACAAGAACAGGTTCCATTACCTGATGACCTTATCGAAGAGGGCACTTATATCCAGTTATTGGTAGAACTTCAGCTATTAGACGCCATTGCATTTACCAGTTCTGATTCTCTCGATCTTGATACACTCATGAGTGAACTGTTTTTGTATTACAATATCGAGGAAGAACAATTCTTAAACTCTCATAAGTATTATCAAAGCAGATCCGATGAACATATCGCCAGGCTTGATTCCGCACTCAACATCATTAAAAAAGAGCAACAAGCACTTGAGAATAGTCAATAGTATAATTAGGAATAATTGGATATCTATTCCTAATTCTTAATTGTTAATTGAATCATTGTTAATTGATCAGCCCTTCTTTAACCAGATAATCTACTCCCGTTTTCACTTTGTCTTCAGCCCACTCTAACCGATTGACAATTTTATCTATATCCAGGCCTTGATCATTTATTAGATCCATAAGTTGCCTCAACTCATCTCTATCAAGCTGAATATGCTCTTCTTTTTTCTTTAAACAATTATCACAATGGCCACAGGGTTTAGCATTCAGCTCTCCGAAATAAGTACGCAGGTACACTTCCCGGCATCCCTGAGTTAGTATATAGCCATGCATCCTCTCCAATTTTTTCAGCAAATTAGCCCGGTATGATTCTGCCATTTCTCTGGTAACAGGGATCTCTTTTGACCGCGCTTCCAGTAACCTGATCATATCTCTTTCGGGGAATAGAGCGAACATTAATACATGATCGTTCATCATCAATACATTTAATGCTTTTATAAGCGCATTTCTTGTAACCCCGAGTTTTTCAAGCACGAATTCCAGATCCAGTTCTACCATATGTGCATGAGCAAAGTGGCCAAACATTCTTTCCAGTTTATCAACGAACTCAGCCTTTTCCGGATTTTGACAGCGTTCTTTGAACTTTATCATCATGTCAGGACTTAGGCTAAACTGTACGCTAGCCTTAGGAGGAATTCCTCGCTTGACCGCAACTACGCCAAATTGTTCCATCATACGAATAGCCGCTCTGCAAATTGGAATAGCCAAAGAGGATCGTACGCTTAGTTTTTCCATTTCAAAAGCTACCATTTCGTCAACTTCCGATCCCAGGGCCAGATTCAGGCTATCACCCAAAGCGACGTATACCTTCTGCATTTGATCATAAGTAGGATAGCTCTGTTCGATCCGCTTAATCGCTTTCTGGTAATCAGACTCACGAAAGAACAGAATCGGGAAGCTTTCTTCTCCATCTCTTCCTGCTCTGCCAGCTTCCTGATAATATGCTTCAATCGAACCTGGCATCTCTTCATGAATCACAAACCGGCAATCGGGTTTATCTATCCCCATTCCGAATGCATTAGTAGCAGTAACCAGCGGGGTGTCTCCACTAATCCAACGATGTTGTATCTCTTTTCTTAACTCAGCAGTTAACCCTGCGTGGTACGCCTCAGAGTTAATTTCCATTTTTGTGAATCTAAGCGCCCAGTCTTCGCAATTCTTTCGAGTACCTGCGTACATTAATCCATCCCCTTTTGCCGAAGCTTTTTGTACGGCTTCAGTAATCCTGTCTCTTTTTTGAGGAGTTTTGGTTACCCACCACTTCAGGTTTGGGCGCTCAAACCCTTTTGAGATAATAGACGGCTCATTAAACCCCAATACAGAAATAATATCCTCTCTTACTTCGGGCGTTGCTGTAGCTGTAAGAGCCAGCCATCGGGTATGCTCTGCTATACTGGCCAGGTTTTCCCGAATCTTGCGATATGGAGGACGAAAATCATGGCCCCATTCTGAAATACAGTGCGCTTCATCAATAGCAACAAGTTGAATAGAAAGCCGCTCCAATTCTGCCTGAAACAACGGACTTCCCAATCGTTCGGGGGCACAATATAGAAGTTTGTACATCCCATTCCTGGCGTTAACCAATCGCTGTTCTACTTCATAGCTTGTAAGTGTACTATTTATATAGGTAGATGAAATGCCTCTCTCACTTAATTGTGTAACCTGATCTTCCATTAAAGCCACTAATGGTGACACTACAAGAGTAAGACCCTCCAGAACAGTAGCAGGAACCTGGTAGCATAATGATTTACCTCCCCCCGTTGGAAACAGAACCAGCGTATCTGTGCCTTTCAGTACCGATTGAATAGCTTCTTCCTGCCCCTCACGAAACGCATCATATGCCCAATACCGGGTTAAATTTTCCTTTGCCTTGATGAAAAAATCGGTCAACTTTTTTCTTTACCTTAGTTCGCGTTTAAGGTAGGAAATAAGAAATGCTGCCCAAAAATAAACTCATGTTTCATTTGTCGACAAATCTACTCATCCTGTATCTACTGTTCATACAGGCTTGCACGACGGAACAGACTTCCAACGAGTCGGAGATCGATTATCAAAAAGAAATGAGAACCTTTGTCCAGGAAATTTCGACTTATGCCAGAGAGCAGAATCCCGACTTTATCGTTATTCCCCAGAATGGTCACCGACTCGTTTCGGATAATGGCTTATGGAATGGAAACCCGGATACTTCCTACCTAAATTCTATTGATGGTCTTGGACAGGAAAGCCTGTATTATGGAAATAAGGGAGATGATCTCAATACTTCGAAAGAGATGATCGACTACCTGGAATTTTACCTGGATATCGGAAAGCAGTTTGGGAAGACTGTACTAACGACCGATTATACTTTTACCCCTTCTAAAATGGATAGCTCTTTCATCCGGAACCTACAGAAAGGATATGTCTCTTTTGCAGCAGATCGTAGAGCCCTGGATAATATTCCACTCTATCCCGAGAATATCTCCAACGAAAATTCTACCTCTGTTAAAAAATTATCTGATGCAAAGAATTTTTTATACCTGATAAATCCAGGAGCCTATTCTTCCAAAGAAGAGTTTATTGCTGACATAAGTGGTACCAATTATGATGCGGTAATTATAGACGCCTTTTATTTGGGGACATTACTTACAAAAACTGACATCGACCAGCTCAAAACTAAAGCGAATGGTGGAAGCCGGTTAGTAATCAGCTATATGAGCATTGGTGAAGCTGAAACCTATCGATACTACTGGGACGAAACCTGGACTCCAGGAAATCCTGAATGGATTGTCGAAGAAAATCCAAACTGGCCTGAAAATTATAAGGTAGAATATTGGAATAAGGAGTGGAAAAAAGTCATTTATGGTACCGAAAGCTCCTACCTGCAGAAGATTCTTGATTCAGGCTTTGATGGAGTTTATTTAGACATCATTGATGGATTTGAGTACTTCATGGGGTTGCACTAAGTGCTAGTACCAGGTCTCATTCTTTAGTTCTTCGATAGCCGCCATAACGTCTCGCTGACTAATTTGACCTACCAGTTTCTCATTGTCCAGAACGGGAAAACGACGAAGCCTCAGCTTGAGAAATAACTTAGCTACTTCGAAAATATTCATGGTTGGATTTATAGTGATGGGTTCTTCTGTCATATAGTCTTTAACTACTCCCATCATCTGAGGACTGTTATTGTATTTACCTCGGACTACTTCCTTTAAACAGTCACCTTCTGAAATTACACCTACTAATTTTCCATGCTTATCAATTACTGGTCCGCCGGATATTTTTTTGTTTATAAGAATTTGAATGACTTCATGTAATGGCTGATCAGGATTGAAGGTGATTAATTTCCTGGTCATGAAATCCTGGGCTTGTAATGCTTGAGGAACAACTTTTTCCGGTTGTTTTTGTGCTGCCTTATAACTGATTACCATGGTACCTCCTTGTTTAATAGGTACCTGTTAATACAATAAAGATTCAGATTAAAGGCAAATTAACCTACGAATTGAAATCCTAAAATCTAATTTATTGAATAAGTAATATTTATAAACAAATCATCTGCTCTACTATAAGAGCACCTAATGACTAGTTTACCATTAGATATTTTTTTAAGCTCCTTGATATTAAAATCACCACTATCAGTGCACTCATATCTATCATTAACCTCAGTAGGTCTTGAATCTTCTAATTCAAATTGATCTACTTCTTCAGCTAAAAAAATAAGGAAATAAGCAGAATCAGCGCTAACTGAAAATGAATTAGATTTCCCAATAGGATAAAGTCCAGGAGCATGAATAATTTTTAAGTCCTTATTATTATTTGAAATTTTATTACCTGCTACTCTTCCAATTAATATCTTTTCATTGACATCTCTTTTATAAAGAAACAATTCCCAGAAATACTCGGCAGGTAAAAAATTATCGCCTTCAGCTATTCTAATGAAGTCGAATGATTCAACTCTAATACTAAGTATTACTTCTTTACTAATCGGCTCATTTATTTTTTTTTGAGGTACCAAAGTTGTGTCTGTTCCTTTTTCAGTAGAAGAGGGTGTCTCGCTAATCACATTATCTCGGAATAAATTTGAAATACTAATAGTAAGTATAAATAGAATTAGCCCTCCAACTATTGTTACTATCCATGGATTGTTGATCCATTTTAAGTTGAATGACTCTTCATTCAGGCTACTATTTATGTACTTGTTTGTAACATCTATACCCCGATATCTAATATCCACTTCTTCCCGCCCCCTGCCTAGGCTTATAAGAGTAAAACTAGGATCTCTATTAAATTCGTCGATTCTTTTTCTCTCTTCTTCTCTGAATGTTTTGAGTTCCTCTTTTAGAGGGAATTCAGTTCTTCTGATCTTAGTTTTTTTTATTTCGGAATATTCAATTTTAAGTCCATTCTTAAAGAAGGGCTTTTTCTTTTTGTAAGTCTTAAGGAATTTCTCTTTTAATTCTTGT encodes the following:
- a CDS encoding type III pantothenate kinase is translated as MMSNFDSSINESVLFVDIGNSAVKVAVKNQDNWKVHSYQYAEEAAHEINNRLHPVQKIVLSSVRESTRDVIMSEIQAHLVDELTVHDIPSEKLDYRTPKTLGMDRFLVCLGAHSVEKKAVLVIDAGTACTIDFMDEEGVFRGGVIMPGLNPLLTIFNHNAPALPEVSLKIPDLFPGKSTEESLQWGQVAFWVDGVKNQLNRFQSAFGEFDLFLSGGDVEAVHKLLGMNTRIEKDLIFRGMEMMLKG
- a CDS encoding uridine kinase → MRPLIIGVAGGSGSGKTTVVDYICDHFGPDNILRLEHDSYYRDLGHLSFEERIKMNFDHPSSLETELLIRHLNALMQGYPVEVPSYDFEAHTRKEESTTAKPTQVILLDGILIFSEPDLLELMDIKIFVDTDDDIRLLRRLKRDIRKRGRSVESVFEQYEKFVRPMHLEFVEPSKRYADVIIPRGGKNKVAREMVISMIEKKLSETE
- a CDS encoding DUF4296 domain-containing protein — translated: MKYILAVSLLFAVALACVEQEQVPLPDDLIEEGTYIQLLVELQLLDAIAFTSSDSLDLDTLMSELFLYYNIEEEQFLNSHKYYQSRSDEHIARLDSALNIIKKEQQALENSQ
- a CDS encoding N-acetylmuramoyl-L-alanine amidase, which produces MSCNKIPFYKRSLGVLFRICSVLLLLPLATQAQTQLDRISKAERSDGLGYVVRYHFSQPIDSFSVIQPAPDLIQMELFASDIDTSGIQMPIEQGKIQEVRLYKLENSFGVDIYLDSEVYVKSQAYIDQNGRHVLLALTKADPYDVEVYTQQFLAKNWYLNINPEDALEIETIPTRPVDPDANYNSVRDKLVFDTVIIDPGHGGKDPGTVGYRGTREKDVALIISKKVGDYINEYLPDVKVVYTRDDDTFLDLAERGQIANDAEGDLFVSIHGNAFKSSSVRGTEVFFLGLHRSEASFEIMKRENAVFNTDGKQFFELTEEDLLIYELAHSGYIATSEHIASMIDDQFTNRANRKSRGVKQAGFQVLYEASMPAVLVEVGFLTNPSEQRFLTSEYGQSIMASAIFRAIRDYKVEYENTEAFRSSN
- a CDS encoding mechanosensitive ion channel family protein encodes the protein MKRRIVVNVLLVLLLIFLAGTDVFAQDSLSVAQSDTSEVRLSVQSEIGSFRDFFSFTKILSALIVLIATYFISRFLSFLLSALAETRPSYRLIIKRLAPFINIALWSFAIFIVIAGIIAPPIETILTVGASIGLAVGFASQDILKNIFGGFIIILDRPFQVGDKIEVSGHYGEVTDIGLRSTRIVTPDDSLISLPNADIVNNAVSNSNSGALDCQVVTSIYLPFDVSIPEVKAIAYKAAVSSKYTFLKKPIAVIAKNEVHEQNFVVHLKVKVYVIDIRYEFLLMSEITELVLGELNRKGILIREAKPQKV
- a CDS encoding RecQ family ATP-dependent DNA helicase — its product is MTDFFIKAKENLTRYWAYDAFREGQEEAIQSVLKGTDTLVLFPTGGGKSLCYQVPATVLEGLTLVVSPLVALMEDQVTQLSERGISSTYINSTLTSYEVEQRLVNARNGMYKLLYCAPERLGSPLFQAELERLSIQLVAIDEAHCISEWGHDFRPPYRKIRENLASIAEHTRWLALTATATPEVREDIISVLGFNEPSIISKGFERPNLKWWVTKTPQKRDRITEAVQKASAKGDGLMYAGTRKNCEDWALRFTKMEINSEAYHAGLTAELRKEIQHRWISGDTPLVTATNAFGMGIDKPDCRFVIHEEMPGSIEAYYQEAGRAGRDGEESFPILFFRESDYQKAIKRIEQSYPTYDQMQKVYVALGDSLNLALGSEVDEMVAFEMEKLSVRSSLAIPICRAAIRMMEQFGVVAVKRGIPPKASVQFSLSPDMMIKFKERCQNPEKAEFVDKLERMFGHFAHAHMVELDLEFVLEKLGVTRNALIKALNVLMMNDHVLMFALFPERDMIRLLEARSKEIPVTREMAESYRANLLKKLERMHGYILTQGCREVYLRTYFGELNAKPCGHCDNCLKKKEEHIQLDRDELRQLMDLINDQGLDIDKIVNRLEWAEDKVKTGVDYLVKEGLIN
- a CDS encoding CBS domain-containing protein gives rise to the protein MVISYKAAQKQPEKVVPQALQAQDFMTRKLITFNPDQPLHEVIQILINKKISGGPVIDKHGKLVGVISEGDCLKEVVRGKYNNSPQMMGVVKDYMTEEPITINPTMNIFEVAKLFLKLRLRRFPVLDNEKLVGQISQRDVMAAIEELKNETWY
- a CDS encoding SDR family NAD(P)-dependent oxidoreductase translates to MDLTGKIAIVTGASSGIGAEFSKILVESGATVYGLARSEDKLHTIKTHLGNQFIPVTMDVTKFEAAEKWVSSTFNDEHLPDILVNNAGLGYFADVDELSLEEWHTMLDVNLTGVFYLTRLITPLMKKNPDVCHIANIASIAGLLGNPKLSAYNATKFGLRGFSDALFKELRYDGIKVTCFFPGTIATNFFDTIDGMEMHPNMMQPIDMAKTLKYVLETPDNFLISEIVMRPLNPKPPSS